A genomic window from Spartinivicinus poritis includes:
- a CDS encoding DMT family transporter — MAWIYLIFAGLFEIGWPVGLKMAQEDNTRITGILVAIAFMSVSGFLLWLAQKQIPLGTSYAVWTGIGAAGTFLVGVIFYGDPTSLARYLGIVLIIAGVATLKLAH; from the coding sequence ATGGCTTGGATTTATCTCATATTTGCAGGTTTATTCGAAATAGGCTGGCCTGTAGGTCTAAAAATGGCGCAAGAAGATAACACCCGAATCACTGGGATACTTGTGGCAATTGCTTTTATGAGTGTTAGTGGTTTTCTTTTATGGTTGGCTCAGAAGCAAATTCCCCTAGGGACATCTTATGCTGTATGGACGGGAATTGGCGCTGCAGGTACGTTTCTTGTCGGTGTCATTTTTTATGGTGACCCAACCAGTTTGGCTCGATACCTTGGCATAGTATTAATCATTGCCGGTGTTGCCACATTAAAGCTGGCGCACTGA